One genomic window of Salvia miltiorrhiza cultivar Shanhuang (shh) chromosome 4, IMPLAD_Smil_shh, whole genome shotgun sequence includes the following:
- the LOC131023087 gene encoding uncharacterized protein LOC131023087 has product MEITKQSMESQSATIKRLETTVGQLSGTLNQMQQPRKLHGQGLQLHQAQAVTVLRSGKVVDNKVEAPVEEPPKEVRMEEQVKEPLQPREEEKEKESEVKLHKAVKPYKPPIPYPSRLKNEKLDQQITDFYNMLAAYLKFFKELASKKRKFEDNEKILVSEVANSIMQQPLSPKQRDPGSFVINIALGNGKEASGMLDLGAGINLMPYSIFKQLELGNLKPTRMCLQLADRSVRYPHGVVEDILVRVSGLIVPVDFVVLEIGEVHENGKEHTLLLGRPFMATTNTLIDVKNGTIKMTVLGESVSFSVHYNRAMPSSSLTNECSYIDVIDGLAEMFFVQEQEVVEVFAGSADMEEFAREAEERERARKAKLPIDEAVVIDYATKSKQKLELKELP; this is encoded by the exons ATGGAGATTACCAAACAGAGCATGGAGTCTCAGTCTGCCACTATCAAGCGTCTTGAGACAACCGTTGGGCAGCTCTCTGGGACCTTGAACCAGATGCAACAGCCAAGAAAGCTCCATGGCCAAGGATTGCAGCTCCACCAAGCTCAAGCAGTCACTGTTTTACGCAGTGGAAAAGTGGTGGACAACAAAGTGGAAGCCCCTGTGGAAGAACCCCCCAAGGAAGTCCGCATGGAAGAGCAAGTAAAGGAGCCACTGCAGCCAAGAgaggaggagaaggagaaggagtcCGAAGTGAAGCTCCACAAGGCTGTCAAGCCATATAAACCCCCGATCCCTTACCCGAGCCGATTGAAGAATGAGAAGCTGGACCAACAAATCACCGATTTCTACAACATGCTGGCAG CATATTTGAAGTTCTTCAAGGAGTTGGCCTCGAAGAAGAGGAAGTTCGAGGACAACGAGAAGATTTTGGTGTCCGAGGTTGCAAACTCCATAATGCAACAGCCCTTGTCGCCCAAGCAACGAGACCCAGGTAGTTTTGTGATTAACATTGccttgggaaatggtaaggaggcctcgggGATGTTAGATTTAGGGGCTGGAATCAATttaatgccttactctattttcaaACAACTCGAGTTAGGAAATTTAAAACCCACTCGCATGTGTTTGCAATTAGCTGATAGGTCTGTGAGGTATCCTCATGGGGTAGTCGAGGATATCCTTGTTAGAGTGAGTGGTTTGATTGTGCCCGTTGATTTTGTTGTGTTAGAAATAGGAGAGGTACATGAAAATGGCAAGGAGCATACTCTACTGCTAGGAAGACCATTCATGGCAACTACTAACACGTTGATAGATGTTAAAAATGGCACCATTAAAATGACCGTGTTAGGAGAGTCAGTGTCTTTCTCCGTGCATTATAATCGAGCCATGCCATCATCTTCACTCACTAATGAATGTTCTTACAttgatgttattgatggctTGGCCGAGATGTTCTTTGTGCAGGAGCAAGAAGTTGTTGAGGTTTTTGCAGGGTCAGCAGACATGGAGGAGTTTGCCCGTGAAGCcgaagaaagagagagggcCCGCAAGGCTAAACTGCCCATCGATGAGGCCGTGGTGATTGATTATGCCACGAAGAGTAAGCAAAAGTTGGAACTCAAGGAGCTCCCCTAA